Proteins encoded within one genomic window of Streptomyces sp. NBC_01314:
- a CDS encoding tetratricopeptide repeat protein — protein MIELLPAGEQRDLARLELAVTHRGQAETSQGDERTGLLERTREELVDATREASLSADLEARMHEELANVLDLLGRSDDAIVALRSIGGTARQSGAGRHHEWIAHLIAGREQPWEVEQELLEAQDACAARLTAFRGTDEEPPLRAALITLTARLAMFYAEQGIRLDEARLLAEGALQSARRVLEPSRMAVCEDACGWVAFRQGRLDEAVDLLQDAVEHSGGHAQQWAHLARALETRDDPEGVEHARDIWQQITE, from the coding sequence TTGATCGAGCTCCTGCCGGCCGGGGAGCAACGGGACCTGGCCCGTCTCGAACTGGCCGTCACCCATCGCGGGCAGGCGGAGACCTCGCAGGGCGACGAGCGCACGGGGCTCCTGGAGCGGACTCGGGAGGAGTTGGTCGACGCCACGCGGGAGGCCTCACTGAGCGCGGACCTGGAGGCCCGGATGCACGAGGAACTGGCCAACGTCCTCGATCTGCTGGGCCGTTCCGATGACGCGATCGTGGCCCTGCGCTCGATCGGCGGCACTGCCCGGCAGTCGGGCGCCGGTCGGCACCACGAGTGGATCGCCCATCTGATCGCCGGGCGTGAGCAGCCGTGGGAGGTGGAGCAGGAGCTTCTCGAGGCCCAGGACGCCTGCGCGGCCCGGCTGACCGCGTTCCGCGGCACGGACGAGGAACCTCCGCTGCGGGCCGCGCTGATCACCCTCACCGCACGGCTCGCCATGTTCTACGCGGAGCAGGGCATCCGGCTCGACGAGGCGCGCCTGTTGGCGGAGGGCGCCCTGCAGAGTGCGCGCCGGGTGCTGGAGCCGAGCCGGATGGCCGTGTGTGAGGACGCCTGCGGCTGGGTCGCCTTCCGGCAGGGGCGCCTCGACGAAGCCGTCGACCTTCTCCAGGACGCGGTCGAGCACTCCGGCGGCCACGCCCAGCAGTGGGCTCACCTGGCCCGGGCCCTCGAAACCCGCGACGACCCCGAGGGTGTCGAGCACGCCCGCGACATCTGGCAGCAGATCACCGAGTAG